ACCGTAGAACATCATCCGGTTCATCCAGTCGTAATCGAACGCGAGCGCCAGCGCGTGGCGCACGCGCACGTCCCGGAATTTCGGCTCGCGCATGTTGATGAGGAAGCCCTGCATCTGCGCGGGACCGTCCGGGAACTCGCCCTTCTTCAGCATGCCGTTGCGGAAGTTCTTGCCGACGTAGCGGCGCGCCCACTGCGTCGAGCTGTATTCCATCCGCACGTCGACGTCGCCCGCCTTGAACGCTTCGAGCATCGTGTATTGATCGAGATACAGCTTGAACGACACGCGCGCGAACCGGAACATCCCGCGCCGCGCCGGCAGATCGGCCGCCCAGTAATGCGGATTGCGCGCGTAGACGATCTGCTTGTCGTTCTTGCGCTGCTCGATCAGGTACGCGCCGCTCGCGATCGGCGGGTCGCTCACGATCTGGTCGAACGGCGGCCGCGTGCCGTCCGCCCGCCTCCCCCATTTCGGCGAGAACACCGGCAGATCGCCCGCAATCAGCGGCGCGGCGCGCTCGGGGCGCTTGAAGTCGAAGCGGATCGTCAGCCGGTCGACGACCGTCGCGCGCTTGACGATCGCGAACTGCGCGTTGACGAGCGGCGACGCCTGCGGACTCATCAGCATATCGAACGAATACTTGACGTCGGCCGCGGTGATCGGATCGCCGTTCGAAAAGCGTGCGGCCGGATTGATATGGAACGTCGCCGAGCCGCGGTCCGGCGCGACATCGACGCCGTCCGCGATCAGCGGGTATTCGGACGCGAGCTCGTCCCAGCTGCGCTGCATCAGCGTGTCGAACATCAGGTTCTGGATGTCCGGCGCGGGCGAGCCGCGCACGAGGAACGGATTCAGCGAATCGTAGCTCTGCGCCTCGTTGTAGTTCTCGAAATTCAGCGCGCCGTCGTTCGGCGCGCCGGGGCTCGCATAGTCGAAATGCGTGAAGGCGGGCGGATACTTCGGTTCGCCGTATTGCGCGAGCGCCGCGGCGGCGTGCGCGCTCGACGGCGCGGCGGCGCACACGACGAATGTCCCGCACGCGACGGCCGCGATCCGCACGGCGGCCCATGCGCGCCTCGCGAAGCACGCCGCGGACGGCAAACGCAACGTCATTGGTCTCATCGTCACCTGCGTACGATCATATCGGCGTCACGCCGATGAAAAATCAATTCGAACGTGACGGATTGGCGTGGACGATTCGCGTCCAGCGCCGCACATCCGGTCCCGTCTCGCCGCTGTTTCGCTGCTGCTTCGTCTCTCGGCATCGGGCAAAAAAGAGGCCGCTCCAAAGGGGTGGTTAGGGAAGCGGAGCGGCCCGCCGAATGTCGATGGACGATGCGGAACGGCGTCAGAACTTGTACGTCGCGCCGACCTGGATCACACGGCCGTAGTACATGTACAGCGACTGGTCGTAGCCGTTCTGGTTGAGCGCGTTCTGCCAGACCGGATCGAACGGCGGCGCACGGTCGAAGATGTTGTTGATCCCGCCGTACAGCGTCCAGTTCTTG
This genomic stretch from Burkholderia oklahomensis C6786 harbors:
- a CDS encoding extracellular solute-binding protein, whose translation is MTLRLPSAACFARRAWAAVRIAAVACGTFVVCAAAPSSAHAAAALAQYGEPKYPPAFTHFDYASPGAPNDGALNFENYNEAQSYDSLNPFLVRGSPAPDIQNLMFDTLMQRSWDELASEYPLIADGVDVAPDRGSATFHINPAARFSNGDPITAADVKYSFDMLMSPQASPLVNAQFAIVKRATVVDRLTIRFDFKRPERAAPLIAGDLPVFSPKWGRRADGTRPPFDQIVSDPPIASGAYLIEQRKNDKQIVYARNPHYWAADLPARRGMFRFARVSFKLYLDQYTMLEAFKAGDVDVRMEYSSTQWARRYVGKNFRNGMLKKGEFPDGPAQMQGFLINMREPKFRDVRVRHALALAFDYDWMNRMMFYGQYRRTNSFWEASPFGASGMPSGKELALLDPYRAELPPEVFGPMVKQPTTLPPGSLRENLKQARDLLAQAGWHYRDGALRDASGVPMTIEIMDDEPGMDRLILPYIQALGMLGIQAHMHEIDSALYQKRLDNFQYDMTTLIYPPVTIPGAELVRRFGSAAASEVGSENYPGVRSKAVDALIRAALAADTLDDLQTATHALDRVLINLYILVPQYYLPNARIAYKTTYGHPSVIPASYQYEDWIIDYWYRKKPAAGPAQAPASNPGPAA